The following nucleotide sequence is from Diospyros lotus cultivar Yz01 chromosome 3, ASM1463336v1, whole genome shotgun sequence.
AGGATAATTCAGTTCATgctttctcaatttctttaaGGCATAGGCGTTAACACACTCATCTTGCATTAATACGCATCCCAACCCTACATGCGAGGCATCATAAAAATGGTGAACTTCTCCCCGCTCTTGGGAATAAACAATACTGGAGTCGtagttaatttcttttttagttCTTGGAAGCTATGCTCACAAGCTTCATCCCATTCAAATCTAACACCTTTTCTGGTCAATTTCCTCATAAGCAAGGAGAGCCGTGCAAAACCTTCAATAAACCTTTGATAGTATTCGGCTAATCCTAGGAGACTCCAAATCTCTGTCACCGTAATAAGTCTAGGCTAATCCATCACGGCTTTAATCTTTCCCGGATCTATTGAGATGCCATCACTAGAAATCACATGACCTAGAAAACCCACCTGTCTTTGGGAGATTTTTTACTAACCCCACTTCTCATTCCCTCTTTTTGTTACCATTCTTTCCTTGGGAGGATCCTACACCTTTTGATGGCGGTTGATCAATTCCCATTTCCACCCTATCCTTCTCAATAGCATATACCCTTTGTACGATGGTGGAATAGTCTGCAATCCGAGCATACGCCAAGGTATATCGAATCTTAGGCCGTAATCCCAACTGAAACTTTGTCGCTTTATTTGACTCAGAGGATACTAGTTCTATAACAAATTTGGCTAAGGAAATGAACTCAACCTCATATTGAGCTACAGTTTTGGTACCTTGCGTCAATTCGATGAATTCATAAACTTTTTGTTCCCTCATCCAACTAGGGAAATAATTATCATTGAAAGCTTCTTGGAACTCTAGCCAAGTCGGCTCCCTACTCCCATATCTTTGTCGAGCcatctcccaccatctctcggccTTACCTGCCAACAAGAAGGTTACcaatcgtaccttcttagcctCATTACATCCGGTAGCTCGTAAATGTTTCTCAATTGATTTCATCCAATTTTCTACCATTATGGCATCGGTTCCTCCACTAAACTCCAGGGTTCGTAATGCCATGAAAGTTTTTAGCAATTGGCCTCCCCCATCTCCTCCTATATTCTGTGACGCCAGATTTTGCATTTGGCCCTCTTTATGCCCAACTGAATTCCCCTCAGTCTCCTTAGCCACCGAATCATGCGTAGCTTGATCCGCGATGAGCATCTTCACCGCGTTTTGCATCCCAACTACTGCCCCATgcaattttgttatttcttgGCGCCAATCTGCCCAGGCTGTTCTAGAGATTCTGAGACAGTTGAGGGTATGGTTTGACCCCGACCTTAGCTCCTAGTCGGTGGCCTCCCTCTATGAAAACAAGAATGAGTACTCATTGTCTTGCACAACTAATTTCACATTTAGCACTATTTAATACTCAATTCTATCTCGGCTTACTAGGCATAACCCTAACtatacccaacatcctatgcgTACAGAGTCCCTGTTTCTCCCAAacctttgctctgataccaaaactaTAACGGTCCACCTCTTGGAactcccgctagcataggaggTCTGTGAGAGTCGCCACGGAATATTATATACTTCGCAcgtgtatattatatactaatcaaaccactattttctagaattatattttatattttttcatatcaattaaaaaacataaattaattgattattttttaaaagaataatggaataaattaattgaattaaattaaataaattaattgattaaaaaataaaagaagtttttatatatttttttaaaatttctttttaaaattttaattttttttaattatttaaattttttctaaatttagcgatggcTTTTTGAGAACCaccacaaaattaaattttttaatgaattttgcaacgattttgaaaagccgccgcaaatgttatttaattttattttttaattatttttttttctaaatttagcgacgattttttgaaaaccactgcaaaattaaatttttaataaattttgcgatagtttttcaaaaccgtcacaaatgttatttaattttaatttttaattattaaattattttctaaatttagctacgatttttttgaaaatcgctgcaaaattaaattttttaataaatttttcagtcattttgaaaaaccaccacaaatgttaaattattattttttaattatttaattttttttgaatttagctataatttcttaaaaattgatgcaaaatttaattttaattattaaattattttctgaatttagcgactattttcaaaaaatcgttgcaaaattaaattttttaatgaattttgtggcaattttaaaaaattgtcgcaaaaaaCGTATTTTACGACAGTTTGTAATTCGCcgcaaaaaatcatttttttttgtagtgcttgGCCCCGTAATGGAAACAAACACCTTTATTGTCCTTCTTTTTTCCccaatccaaaaaatataaacgcaacaattatttaattatttcataaataacaacataaccgaatccgcacgtaaggaattgaaatatttcaacgatggctctaataccactgaaagtaaagcaagatcgctacagggtaaacagcgtagttcaaaattttgaacttaccccgatcccagcgattggatcaacgtcgaaataaaatcattcacaaacaaataaataaatctaacgtttagattatcgagtcgttcgcggattcgagccatccaaacgtccgacctctaactcgtgatatgtggcacgcgtccgttggcaaggaaagcggaataggagtgctagctccttctcctttgtgcggcttgtgtatggacggtaaaagaaaatccacgtttcaaatcgatgcaaaaagaaacgggaaaagtgaacggcaatacgtttttcaactcttgaaaaatgtcACAAAAAATCACACCtcttttgggcaacccataaagggatatttatagtgaaatatcctagggtttctaaaaccctaatggattaggctagcccattaattctaatttaattagaatcttaagtgggcttattctagtctaactagaaatataattaaatggcccaatccttttataggttaaataaaatattatggcccaaatctaattcaagcccaaacatattttatttaatatttggcccaaatctaatttggtccaaatataatatttaatatctggcccaaatctaattcagtccaaatataatatttattttagtatttggcccaaatccaatttagtccaaatataatatttaatttaatatttggtccaaatctaatttagtccaaatattaacttaagcccaaatatattttatttcctatttgccactccaacaaatagaaaattattaaattagaaactccttcctaatttaattaattgtcatttttaggaaactctttccattatgacgactcctcgtcatatcgacgtcattacgtctatttgttctttttccgtgagaacctacgatggcaaaacttcttgccgaagtgtcccacttaactatacgtccactctcctagtttaaaccagggaccgtgcctattgcgtatgactcattaagttttcgaatatgttggcaatgtgtcggtacaaacacataagacaagattggcctctagcaaggcatcatgcctacccaattattcagaaggattcataatccgcaaataacctttcacgagcatggttaccgtgtaattcgatcatctcgtcaatgtatcttatgtgatctcaagtatggcgatgtgttgcttgataacgatcacatgagttttcttcggtcttttggatatcttcacttaatagaaagtaaatcaataactccttattgatctcttttaccatggccatggatttaaagtgaatatccaccgaaggcgccttagatacatcatcctctatcaaggtaTAGACGAgttccatcttggttatgcacccatctccataagcctcacgatatgtcCAACGATTGCccatgtgcagcctttatctaggcccatcgaaacgatgtcaaagcatatcggtcttcttatgagatgaccgtgacaaccacaggtccaaggattagttacacccatctcgtatgagaattccatcaacatataaccaaaatggattctcatggcgagtcatgcccagtgacacgttctctaacattggtcacctatgtacttgtctaggcatccccatgcctatgggtgtgagaccccattgctatcacatagcaaaaacatagcacatacaagtcttaccacaattgtcaatgtccattcttgacattgctacgacttgggacgtttaatgatgtctagaaactgtgatgcatcatctcacatctttatagattattcactgtatacatcatatggacttctatctagtttcattcggttattacaataataacaagaaactaatagaatgactgatagcatgcatatttatgctatattttggcatttcacctcagtcttattacgccatttgaagtaatttttgctgatctttcatggtttctattttattatacttcaaatcgtccttacactattttttatcttacttctatggatccaagcttgcttagctttagggaatattggatgggctagagaagcagctggaaaagacttgaagtggctcatttcggacttcatgagggtaggccggccttgggcaattgtgggactcatctaaaggagcttgggctcactttcaaggagcagatttgggttgctcgattttgctgttttgggctcacttatctctcttctgtttcttcttttttctgttggactaggcccaaccctggccttcctagctcttcctttcttagccatgtatttaaggcctcttagcacttgatatgccctacaaacttggagtattgcaagacctaaaaaagttgtgagacatggacatgaagcccaaaggcccagcgggttgtaggagatcgaGGAAATAAGCCgatggagcaagaggtcgagccgagaccaagtggggaggacccactcggttatgccaagtgggtacgacacttCTTTGGTTTATCagacataactttctcatatgagctcagattgaggtgattcaaagtccttcagaaagataagagaattatctacaacttttgtgttttgagatttaagatattcgagctgaatcaaggtgtaaattgggcatgaagttgatgcacctgtattattaaggctcagagtcaagtattgaaggaagatggatccgaaccaagacaaaagggcaaaagaaggcataaccgagtggccccccacttggtcgagaaaaagaaggcatgaccgagtggccccccactcggtcatgaccgagtggcccctcactcggtcatggggagacTAATTTCCCctacttttcatgacccacttggttatgccgagtgggtacgacactgccTTAGTTTTTCgaccataactttctcatatgagctctgattgagctgattcaaagtcctgTGGAAAGATAATagattatctacaactttcatgttttgagttttgagagatttgtcttgaatcaatgtgaaaatctggcttgaagttgagatatgggagccactcaaaaccgagccaaggaaaagggcaaaagaaggcatgatcgagtggccccccacccgatcatgaccgagtggcccccccactcggtcatgaccgagtgaccccccacttggtcatggtcgagtgggcttgggccaatctctcctcttttccatCTCGGATGGGCCGCGAAATCATAAAAATGGGCTGCGAGATTCTCTCCTTgattctcgcacgtcttctctctctcctccgctataaatatgagaccatgccttcatcacaaggtacacaattttgagtaatcaaagtatacttttctcattttctctcgagattctgacttaagcatcggagggtttgcgcgggcacccccacccgcgtcctaacggtgctctcgttttgtaggccactcggtcaccaaggccactcggtcatcaaggtcactcgtcgccctcaggtcacttggtcacggccactcgtcaccctcaggtcacttggtcacggccactcgtcgccctcaggtcactcagtcatcaaggtcactcgtcgccctcaggtcactcggtcatcaaggtcactcgtcgccctcaggtcactcggtcatcaaggtcactcgtcgccctcaggtcactcggtcatcaaggtcactcgtcgccctcacgtcactcggtcacggccactcgtcccctcaggtcactcgttcatccgagaccactcgtcaccctcaggtcactcgttcatcccagaccactcgtcatcctcaagtcactcgttcatccgaaaccactcgtcatcctcaggtcactcgttcatccgagaccactcgtcatcctcaggtcactcatcaccctcaggtcactcggtcaccaaggccactcgtcatcctcaggtcactcggtcaaggccacccgtcaccctcaggtcactcggtcaccaaggccactcggtcattttgggtcacctgatcattttgggccaccagatcatcagccctacCAGACTATCAGATCTGGATCTTtatcagatccaattgcttgtccagATTTTCATCAGCAAAGatacgactcccaagactcttgcatctctcctcaattaaaaatagattgttgtattttggcaataacAGCACTTATTTTCCATAAGAAGggggaggagaaaagagaggagattctggccgtttttcttgttgttagcatttttctgttttcttcattttgtttccATGTTGTCTcgattttgtcttccttgctgtaatgaaaggctagagctattgtaactggttgtgtatcttgaacccgtgtggaatctgagtcccggatgagctgcaaaaacctggtttgtttgttttaatcttattcatttccatttggtttagtttgagcagatttttgaatgcatggagttcatggcaggtttgtgtgaatttgcatggattcattttctgttaaatgcttaagagaatagagtgttgtagccggttggtataacatctcggaaatgaatataatgtgcttgaatggttgttcttgcatagctccggatgggttgaatagagagtgaatggttgcattttgtttataagagatttctgtattcattttgttgttccaatcattctaatccttggatggttgttggggatgctttaagtttgttatccggagattaaaacatctaacaagccaagatttataggttggacgaggaagatttcacagaggggacaaatacacagctggttgcatttcatttactgattttcatctatccttgtctttctgttttgttacttagttttctatcaacccccccctaaacaaactgttgtttatattggttctccttgttggtagaagaaagtgaggctccttgtgagagacgacctagggtgcactttgctgcaaactagagaagagatacatagatatctaaTCTGGGGTGGTTCGATAGCCGCCGGccaatgacttcttgtgaatttgaataactctttattcaaataataacatgattacaattgtcagtgtacaacatgcccaatctgattgggtctagagcacctacattaacaatctcccacttgcactagagccaatcactcatgtatcttatacatgatgatcgaacatgactttcatgtttctcctgggacagagctttagtcaaggcatttacgacgttgtcatccgtcgacactttctctatatatgtcacctcagctaATAATCTCCATcatcatatggtgatgtcgcaatacaaattgggtccgttgatgagactgtgattccttcgcttacgcgatcgCTCCATTGTTTTCCTAATAACTATTATTGGAttaacaatgctggacaccattTTAAGTTCATCagtgaacttacggatccatacaacctccttagctgcttcgaaggttgttatatattcgacttcagttgttgaatctgccactatctcttattggaactcttccaactcatggcccagccatataggcagaatatgaatttcgactatacgtgatttaaaatcatcttggttgaattggaaactggcatccatgaaccccttcatggtatgctctcattctccatatggcaaaaaacatctctttagtgcttcacaagtacttaagaatgtttttcacagcaatccagtgtttctcacctgaaTCAGCTTGATAtgtactacatatgctcaaagtatatgcgatatcaggtctcgtacataacatgacatacatgatcgagccaatagccaaggcatattgcgctcgactcatcctatctctctcatcttgtgtcttcgaacatataaccttggagagatgtattccatgtgacatgggaagacttctcctcctagaatcttccatgctaaacctctttagcaccctgtaatacccggtattacatgttattgaaataaataaattttgattattttgtcaggatttcgggtggtccgggaagcccaagagtcaatttcgagtaattaattaataaaattaccgaaCTGGCGGCtaggagtgcctcgggacttggatgtccaaggaagagagcaagggattggtgagcgtctcgagataagGATGATGACGCTAGAAGCAGttcgatcgggaataatttttggaataaattctgtagaAGCCCGAGTGGGTGGCAATACCGAATAGTTAGaagggacctcctggaagctgaggggaccctaggggaggttcagttttctgagtaaggcaacccttaagcgCGTTCGGGTAGAATTGAGGTCCCGCGTAGGCGTAGGGACGAAATTGGCTTTATCGAGaaaaagtcaattattaattttgaagaattaaggATTTGGTGGCTttggggtaattaattaaaatcttgggagggtccaagtataATTATTGGAATCCTCAAGCGCAATTAATGTTttcttaagtgaaattatgataaaaataggggattaatgtgtaatatagtgtatatatatatatatgcgcgcgAGCTTGCTGGGCAAGTCTCCAACAGTGCACCTCTCCTGATATTTGAAATGGCATTGGATCAAAACAGAGAGGGATAAGAGAGATTGCGAGAGCAAGAGGGCTTGGCCGAGAgagcttgcgagagagagagagagagagagagagagattgagagagatcaGAGGAAGAGGCCGCGGCTGGCAGCAGCGttggaagctgccatggccgaggaaGCAGCAGCGATGGAGGAGCTGGTCGAGGCGACCGACGGCGATCGCGGCGTGCGGCGGATGAGGTGGTGCTCAGAGGCGGCTGAAGTATTGGCAATGGCAGCTTGAAGCTGCTGGTTCGGCTATGGCGATGGATGGTGCGAGCAGGGAGTCGCGAGCCGTGGTTGCAGAGGCCGATGATCGATGGGTGCGCGCGGCGTGAAGCGGTCGACGGGACTGCGGGTGGCGGTCGGAGAGGCCAGGGCGCAGGTGCTGTGCGTGCAAGCtcgatgatgaagaagaagaaggcagcgGCGGTTCGTGCAGGCTGCGCGAGGAAGACAACGATGGCTTCCCGCGATGCAGCGGCCAAGGCAGGGGAGGCCGGTTCTGGTGGCTGCGGTGTAGCAACTAGAGGTGGCCGGCCAATGGCCGGAGGTAGTGGCAACGCGATGCAGCAGTGGTGGCCGGCTGCGTGGGCGCGAGCTACAGGTTGAAGACGATGAACATTGCCGCGCGGGAGAAGAAGCaggaggaaggaagaaaaataaagaaataaaagaaaaaaaaagaaaagggaaataaaggagaaaaatagggaaaaatagctgaaaattccagaaaatatgggggaaagttctggaaattaaattgggacTTGTGAAGCGTGTCAAaagctcgaaaatgagattttggatGCAAATGGTAGCTCGGGAGGCAATGCCAACGTGGAGGATTAATCGATTTTCTCCTCCAGATTAACTAAGGTTCGACTGGGAAGGCGataatcctagaagagctcggagttcgggctggcattctcgccgaggcagaaatgaggcttcgagccaggtaagggatggccctatgtggaggtggccttgcaagttggtaaatatgcttgataatatttttatgttgcattggcatgtagtggttatatcttgtgtgatgcaagacctagtgaaccaatggccatatggaggattagtgtggtgggggctgataggttgatgcctcaagccttagtgggttgtgaggatgagtggacctgtaataccccaagagcccagagaagttagtatatatcgaggatagtgtaaggaaggaaacaacaccagctggataccttttgggctgaatgttggcaaagaactcccaagttaagcgtgcttgacctggggtaatccaggtatgggtgacccccctgggaagttcgtgtaggcccatcagggtaagttgttccggttcttcctatcgctcgattgggatgttacaaatggtattagagccgacccccgagcctctgagcgcggtggtggggaaaacctcagcgaggaagctgagtccctgaggggggtgcgtgtaggcaccttaggcaaatcccacatcggccatgcatcggggggagatctgggaccgattgtaaggtcacatgacgaggacgtcatatgctcaaggggggagaatgtaataccccaagagcccagagaagttagtatatatcgaggatagtgtaaggaaggaaacaacacagttggataccttttgggctgaatgttggaaaagaactcccaagttaagcgtgcttgacctggggtaatccagggatgggtgacccccctgggaagttcgtgtaggcccatgagggtaagttgtttcggttcttcctatcgctcgatcagGATGTTAcaggacctagcctcatttgcatgcatttggcatacataaacatgattatattcatatttacatgcatggcacccttattgagtctttatgactcatgaggttttacctcgtgtgtAGATGATCCAAGTCCAGATGCATGTaaggatggtgccgggaggctgttgtggtaATTAACTAGTTGCTTGAGATGTgatgttgtgtaatctcctgtaattttttttatatgtgttcatgcaattgaatgtaaacgatatttagcactagatgtatttaattgttgaaatcatcgtagtgtgataaatgattgtgagattgttcgtggtatatggcttagttggagaagccgagtttcggatcgagtaaagatcatcaaggtatgttctcataaatcaccaatactcagcgaagtgtttgtatgctagctttgtgcctgggtcacctctggcttgctatggggtgagctgaagagaggtgaagctcactcgggtttcgggtcttggtcagctggatttttcttatttgagttgggaccgatttctgagtggagcgaagggaagggaaggacgaagcctagttcccacctagggcgtttcctattgaaatatagtccaacccttcagttgtggtttgtcgggtgaataatccggtcgattatttaccggtggtgcccgtaagtgggagcgggtcgttacagttggtatcagagcatggctagctatatgagtggGGATGGCTAGCGTGTTGGAATGCTAAGTATGGTCGATGAAGTGAGTCGATGATGTCTGGTATGAATTGAGATATAAGTTGAAATATCCtagctgctgagttggggtcgagaacagtTAATTGTGATCTCAAGGTTTGGATGTGAGATTAATTGATGATCTCAAAGGTTAGACATGTGGTCTGAGGACCTTAAacgattgggtcaagtcattgaggcctgcaatggtatgtttggatattcttgttctagggatgagaaaataccctggattgagatAATATACCTctgagaggtatacgggttgagcaatgaggaaccgaaaacccgagtgtgggtattggtgtcaagaaaactcAAATGTGGCATTTCGGGAATATGAAGTGTTTAAAGAatgggaactccttgagattgaagtgttgaggctcgtgtggggacatgaAGCTGAAGCATGACTAATCCaagaggggattagtggagcgtccctatgtcagggattCGCCGAGCTGGTTCGAGGGAATgaagttgtcccttggaagtagTGCAAtaaggcttgtgcgcttgagatagagtgagctataGTGAGAGTTAGCTCGAGGCTCCAGTAAAGGGTTTGACATcaggcgatgtgatcgtattgttatgatgatcctggcggggatgtgcctagggtataagtggaccctagttggtttcacgATGAGACGACGCCTATCCTTGGGAGTGATAGGTGTGTgacaagtggaccctagcgggtgtttgtatgCGATGGAAACCCCAAGTGAGTtgagctggaatccaggggaatccaaaTTTGGGGATTAAGGAGTTGAGCATGTGTCGATATgcgcgtgagagccattggattagaagtcctagttatGTAGGGCCAAGTGACTGTTCATGTGAATGAGGGaggaggggccaatcaaaactctcgttatgacgcttggggtctggtgggacacCTAAGGTAGGGAGacgagaggtgaatagaccctcattgtgatgcctagggtcgtgatgacgcctaaggtcacgagacccttgatgggagacgcggaggtcacccaatgaagggtatgagctgTGTGTGGTCCGAGGGCGATTGAGTTTGTGATAACaagacatccataggctatgtgCGCGATGGAAATGCTAACTTCGGATGCCTaggtgggcaggggcatggcgaGTGATGTAGAGGCCCCAAAAATTTTgtattccaagtcatgggagcctgagcgaggcgtgctggaaggccaagctgggcatcgtgactgaatgcactatgggtgtgcaagaagagacgggaggtctcaatttacctggagggtaatggtaggtgctctatggttatgggtgccggaccttgaggtaggctcagctTGTCGGTTGTAGATTGAGAGATCGTTGATAATCAAGCTCTAGGATGAGCTGGGTGGCAAAATAAATCATGATGGACTCGGGTCCATGGTTGTGGAAGGTTGGAACATTCAGATATTAATTGAAAGCCGTGAGGTGTggtcttgtggggtaagatctgGAGGCCTCAAGAGTTGGAGTGATTTGACAGTCTCTTAGGCGGTgagagatgtagagtcctgaggagcgaggctcatggtatgagcttgaggttatcaaggtaaggataaccaagtaagatggctttggtaagatggtggtagAACCATCCTAGCTCGGaaaggctttaagtagctttgatgctacGGGTGCGAGGCTCATcatgacggatctgatgctatggactgtgtggcagaggactaatgagttggctcgcgttgagggcaagtggcccatgggcctgagcaatttagtgaattgcaggtgacggtcagatCCCGAAAAGCTGGAGCAACACCTTAGAAAAATTTGGTCATGAGAGATCGAGAATCTTCTGTTAGGggtaggacatctagagtagtcctaaggaggaatcgcaGAGTGtggtaatgatccgatagatt
It contains:
- the LOC127796826 gene encoding uncharacterized protein LOC127796826, translating into MQNAVKMLIADQATHDSVAKETEGNSVGHKEGQMQNLASQNIGGDGGGQLLKTFMALRTLEFSGGTDAIMVENWMKSIEKHLRATGCNEAKKVRLVTFLLAGKAERWWEMARQRYGSREPTWLEFQEAFNDNYFPSWMREQKVYEFIELTQGTKTVAQYEVEFISLAKFVIELVSSESNKATKFQLGLRPKIRYTLAYARIADYSTIVQRVYAIEKDRVEMGIDQPPSKGVGSSQGKNGNKKRE